From the Nonlabens marinus S1-08 genome, one window contains:
- a CDS encoding ATP-grasp domain-containing protein, giving the protein MKICFVLSAIATEKSGSSIRLITQAHDRKHEVYVCGVGGFTFNSSGPIEIEAVKIPTSSKKRTPDETLEYLQGKKTDIISSTDLDVLFLRNNPTEESGERQWAEFSGIGFGQMIQDSGVLVLNDAHTLANAFIDKLYFESLPEYIKPKSIITRDHDRLMKFYEEMGNKMVLKPLEGSGGQNVYMIDKHEKNTTQIIETIARDGYVIAQEFLPEVKNGDVRVLLVNGRIVEEDGNKGIIRRVASEGEFRSNFSLGATADSSELTPAMQEIVDIVAPKLIKDGLFFVGLDIVDDKLIEINLLSPGGLERFKDIDLPDFSKSIIQAIERKIHYRDKYKGALSNKILATMD; this is encoded by the coding sequence ATGAAAATATGTTTTGTACTAAGTGCTATTGCTACAGAAAAGAGTGGTTCTAGCATCCGTCTGATAACGCAAGCCCACGACCGTAAACACGAGGTTTATGTATGTGGCGTTGGTGGTTTTACTTTCAACAGCAGTGGTCCTATCGAGATAGAGGCAGTCAAAATACCTACCTCTTCAAAAAAGCGTACACCTGATGAAACCCTTGAATATCTTCAAGGTAAAAAAACGGATATCATAAGCTCTACAGATCTGGACGTTTTATTCTTAAGAAACAACCCAACTGAGGAGTCTGGGGAACGCCAATGGGCCGAATTCTCAGGAATAGGCTTTGGACAGATGATTCAAGATAGTGGAGTACTTGTACTGAATGATGCACATACACTTGCTAATGCATTTATTGACAAACTTTATTTTGAAAGTCTACCGGAATACATCAAACCTAAGAGTATCATAACTCGTGACCACGATCGATTGATGAAATTTTATGAAGAAATGGGCAACAAAATGGTGCTCAAACCTCTTGAGGGGTCGGGAGGTCAGAATGTGTATATGATAGACAAACACGAGAAAAATACGACCCAGATTATTGAAACCATTGCTCGCGACGGATATGTTATTGCCCAAGAATTTCTTCCAGAGGTTAAAAATGGGGACGTGCGCGTACTTTTAGTGAATGGCCGGATTGTGGAAGAAGATGGAAATAAGGGCATCATACGTCGTGTTGCTAGCGAGGGCGAGTTCCGCAGTAATTTCTCGCTGGGAGCAACGGCAGATAGTAGTGAGTTGACGCCAGCCATGCAAGAAATTGTAGACATTGTAGCTCCTAAATTGATCAAAGATGGCCTCTTTTTCGTTGGGTTAGACATCGTGGACGATAAACTGATTGAGATCAATTTGCTTAGTCCAGGTGGATTGGAGCGATTCAAGGATATAGACTTACCAGATTTTTCTAAAAGTATCATCCAGGCAATAGAGCGCAAGATCCATTATCGGGATAAATACAAGGGAGCTTTGAGCAACAAGATTTTGGCAACCATGGACTAG